The DNA window AGTAGCGGGAAACGTCATCAATGGatgaagcaaaacatgttctagaccaaaaatcactttatattctctactgctcgctagtgttgaCATATAAGtgttgagttattgtgtagaaatatgggaaaacaactacaaatgtgcacttcattcactaaccgtgatgcaaaaaagatcaattagaataatacataatgttggatatagagaacatacaaactctttATTTATTAAAGCACAAATATTGAACTTTAGGAttcggtgcatttgcaaacagctaaaattatttacaaagcaaactataacctgctacccaagaatgtaaaacaattattctcaacaaaagaggagaaatataaacttagcaaatctaatttaaaacaattGTATGCAAATACAACACTTAACACATTTAGCATGTCAGTGTTGGAATTaaattatagaatggattaaGGAAAGAAATCAAACGAAGCACCAAtgtgatccagtttaagaaactcgtcaaactacaagtgttcacaaagtacaaagaagaacaattaGGATTAATATATTgaatctttaaaaaaagaaagacaatgattatttatgtatttaatatttgtttacttacttatgatatatttagttatttattatttatttgttcactgttctgtttcaaacagagaacaaagaatgggataaaactgctatggtatgaaaaggtgtagtattaaataagctctccttcttcctactccttttcggacatactgtaatgaaacaactggaaatatgtgatgcataacactgtattgtatgcatgttcaaaataaactgaccTGTACTTAATATACTAAGAAATCCGGTTTATTTGCTGTCATGGAGGTGATGATTATTAATTTAGGGGAGCTGCTCCACATTGAAATACATAATTATGGTGTCAGCAAAAGGGAATCAGCGTAGGTGATTGGTATGTAAAGTAATTTATCGGCAATGGTGTTCCCATACTTTTTCACGAAAAATAGTCCGATACGGGTCATTGGCCCATCAATCAGCACATCTCCAGAAAATGGGAATTACATTTAAAATTGTGTTAGCAAAAGAAAAATTAATGTTACTTAATAGTGTGACAGTTATTAAATTACCACATACCAACTTAGGTCAGTATTTAACTTAATTGCCACCACCCCAATTATATGGTAAAACTTTATTAGTCACTTAGTTCTGAAATACCCAAATAACAGCGGCACAAAAAAAACCCTTCATGAATAAAAGCGGATAATGATAATATAATAAAAAGtatgttatttattactttgcaTTGTAAGAGAATACTGCACAGATATTATGTACAAGTAACATTAAACATACATCAGAATAATTTAGAGCATGGAAACGTAGTGAGTGTTACTGTGTTACAGGAACTATATCACATGATTATACTCGCAGTAAGAGTGAGCATgttgacagcgtggcgcagtgggaaggtggctgtgcgcaacccgagggtccctggttcaatccccacctagtaccaaccttgtcacgtccattgtgtcctgagcaagacacgtcacccttgctcttgatgggtgctggttagcgccttgcatggcagctccctccatcggtgtgtgaatatgtgtgtgaatgggtaaatgtggaagtagtatcaaagcgctttgaggaccttgaaggtagaaaagcgctatacaagtacaacccatttatacgaATAGTATCGTTACAAATGGTAGTACCAGTAAAGGCTCAACACACTTTTCAGGGCATTTTTCAATGTTTATATTTTTCCAAGTATCCATGATTTGTTTTGTCCATATTATATTATCGttaatttcttctttttttttggtttgttttattgtttacaaagtcaGAAAATAAATCCTGGACACAGGAGGGCTTTGGgggcaaacaaaacaaaatattttaatgaaaagcAATACTAGTGTTTACTTATTTTGCAGCACTGACTATGTATTAAAAGGGAATCATTGTATTTAGTTGATATTGTTAGATTGTCTTATACCGTTTTATAAATTGTTAAATTGTGTACAAATTTgtttattacacacacatatctgCGCAtagtcgatccatccattttgtaccgcttgtccctttcgggttcacggggggttgctggagcctatctcagctgcgtttcgggcggaaggcagggtacatcctggacaagtcgccacctcatcacagggctatctGCGCATAGTAATTATCAAAAAATGTAAGTCAATGGGCTTCAAAACATTGTTCAAGCAAAAGTATCTGTAACAGTATCGGCACAAATAGCTCTGTATCTACCTGGTATCTGAGTGCTACCAACTGGGCTTATGGAAAAATAGATTTTCAATAATTTTGGTAGGGACATGACACACGTTAACAAGAACTTATCACAATTTGGTGAGAAGACAACAATTTAGCTTTACTTTCAACCTTTTGTTACAGTCCACTTGCGTTCGGTATAagggacaaaggggtgtacattaaaggggaacattatcaccagacctatgtaagcgtcaatatataccttgatgttgcagaaaaaagaccatatgttttttttaaccgatttccaaactctaaaagggtgaatttggcaatttaaacacctttcaattgtttgcctgtcggagcaatgacctttcacccgtgacgtcacattgtGAAGCAACccgtcattttctcaaacacattacacacaccaagtcaaatcagctctgttattttccgttttttcgactgttttcccgtaccttggagacatcatgcctcgtcggtgtgttgtcggagggtgtaccaacacgaacagagacggattcaagttgcaacagtggccaaaagatgcgaaagtccctcgtttgttctgcacactgtaccgacgacagctatgctacgaaagagatggcaagaatgtgtggatatcctgcgaaactcaaagcagatgcatttccaacgataaagtcaacgaaatcacaaaggtgagttttgttgatgttattgacttatgtggagtgcaaatcagacataattggtcaccgcatgactacaagctaatcgatgccaacatgctatttaggctagctgtatgtacatattgtatcataatgcttcatttgtagctatatttgcatccagcctttccttccacccacatttaatgccaaacaaacacataccaatcgttggttagaaggcgatcaccaaatttgtccgcgcttcctcccgtgccactGTCTGTCTTGATATGGCTCAGAagtttctgtttcttctttaatttagctttcgctatctgcctccacactccaaccatccgtttcaatacatgcgtaatctgttgaatcgcttacagcactgaaatccgagtctgaatccaagctactaTGATATACCTTTCtgcgctatccgccatgtttgtttctggtggcttcatgcagtgacgtcacaggacaatagacgggtggatatagcgatggtgtaaatcaggcactttgaagacgtttttcgggatattgcgtgatgggtaaaatttggacaaaaacttcaaaaaataaaataagccactgggaactgatttttattggttttaaccattcagaaattaagataatgttcccctttaagaagataGAGCTGCAGTTAGTTGGACATGACTGATTGGTATAGTTTGACACTCTGTACCTGCGTATTCCTGCGGCCTCATCGGGCGATTGATGACCCTCTGAAAGGCTGCGATCCAGTCTCGTTGCTCAGCCTCAGTCTCGCAGGCAAACAGGAATTTCCTGTCAGGCGTGACGATGGTGATGCCATGGTTCCAGTGGTAACCTTGAATGGTCGGCGGCAGGCCAGGCAGGACGGTGTAACTGTTCTCCTTACTGCCGATGAATACTTCGCCGCGGGCGTAGGCGTCCTGGCAGACAGGAATGAGGAAAGGACACAATGAACACTAGGCAGCACAATAATAAGATGGGGAGAGGATCTTGGGTACCAGCGGGTCTTTGAAATACATCAGTCTTCTGTCGTCCATTGTGAACCACCTCTTCTTGAAACCCTCTGTGTGCTGCACCAGCATGGGAAAGAAATTCAATTTAAGAAGGTTAATTTCTAATGAGACGGTATACATTATTTCAATGCCCGCTGTTGCATGTAGGTAGGTCTTTGGGGAAATGATGTCTGAAACATGTTAATAACTTATAAGTGTAGAGGCAGCAACACAACAATCTGAGTATGTTATCTTGAGTGCCAACAAGCGTTTATTTCAAATGCGAAACCCCTTACAGAAAGAAAATCTGGGAGGACATCCTGAGCTTATACAGTATGTGATGATACTTGCCCAATGAAATAGAGAAAAATGGCTGACATACTGTACACATGTATCCAGttattatctaaaaaaaatagacatttaaataggtGGTTTTGcagcactccatccatccatccattttgtaccgcttattccctttcggggtcgcggggggcgctggcgcctatctcagctacaatcgggcggaaggcggggtacaccctggacaagtcgccacctaatcgcagggccaacacagatagacagacaacactcacactcacattcacactctagggccaatttagtgttgccaatcaacctatccccaggtgcatgtctttggaggtgggaggaagccggagtacccggagggaacccacgcattcacggggagaacatgcaaactccacacagaaagatcccgagcctggatttgaacccaggactgcaggaccttcgtattgtgaggcagacgcactaacccctcttccaccgtgaagccctcaataTTTAAAAATACAGAACATACTGTAACATGTTTTCCAATGTCCTCTATGATGGACACAACTTCTACTTGCATCTGACAAATTTCACATCTTTTGTATTGTCCAATGTTAAGATAACTGATAAAAGCTGCCTTGTTCCTCTAATCAAAACAGTAGAAACGATGACGAATGAAAGAATATGTCAGTTGTAAAGTAATGTTCCTCAATGCAACTTCTTGttgtaaacccatccatccattttgtaccgcttatgccctttgggatcgcggggggcgctggtgcctatctcagctacaatcgggcggaaggcggggtacaccctggaaaagtcgtcacctcatcgcggTGTTGTAAACCTTTTATTGGAATTTAGGGCAAATTTGGGGTTTGGGAACCCTCACTGCTATAGCTTGATCAACTTAGAGTGAGTAGCTCACCAAGGTTATACAGTAAAAAAACGACAATGGTAACTAAATACTATACACACCTTTGGACCTGTTTTCTCCATGAAACCTTCCCTCATGAAGTTTCGGGTCAATTTGGGCACCAGctaaaaatcacaaaaaaaaaaataaataaaagcatgaattaaaaatcaaaaatgcccttttgttaaaacaaagagcaattattttaataaataattaaaagggCATCTTTTAAAAGTTTGAAATTCTTGGAGGGTGAGTAAGAGGTCAAATGTACACTTAAACATAAaaagtagagcagtggttctcaaacgtttttcaccaagtaccaccacagAAAAAACTTCGCTCTCCatgtaccactataatgaccaactttaaaatacagtagcgtaacaGGCCTaagtattaataaaaaacaaggcagaggttttatttcatcagtataagtaatatttttggccactgtaacgttACACACAGCTTGAaaggtaacactgtgtttgaatataggaaaataaaacactgtaattTAGCCAAGTGATTCTTTGGTATACCGTCAGAGGAAGCTTGCGTACCACAGTTTCAGAATGACTGAAGTAGAGCATAAGGTTAATTTAGTCCTGCATCCTAACCTCTTCATCACTCGCTCCAGGGTAAGCCACTTGTAGATAGTGGAACCTGGCCGCTCGGATTGCATTGAACCAGTCTACCATttcctataaaaaaacaaaaaaggcatgTAAAGATGAACATGTTTCATTTAATATGTTTAAGcttcaaaatatattttgcatgATCAATGAGGATGCTGCAGCGAAGTCGATACCTCGAAAGCAGGTTCAATGAAGTCAATGAACTGAATGTGTCACTACTTGGGTTTTATGGCCGCAATAGATGTAATGATGTCATGATTCTCACTAGctctattgttagctgactttgaTTATTGTTTATTTAAGGAGATAGAATGCAAAGAAAAGTAATacatgttcttgtctctcattagagttgtgaatgataggcaaaattagaAAAAAAGATCTGTTTTACTTTAATTGGGGCTGTTGTATCCAGGCCCCAACAGTGGagcatggtgttcttggaatgcaactcagtattcttcttcctccaaacacgacgagttgactttataccaaaaagttctattttggtttcatctgaccacatgacattctcccaattctctgctgtatcgtccatgtatcctttttggtataaactcaactcgtcgtgtttggaggaagaagaatactgagttgcatcccaggaacaccaaacctactgtgaagcatgggggtggaaacatcatgctttgaggctgtttttctgctaaggggacaggatgattgatccgtgttaaggaaagaatgaatggggccatgtatcgtgagattttgagccaaaacctccttccatcagtgaaagctttgaatgtttgaccaaatacttattttccaccataatttaaaaataaattctttaaaattcctacaatgagaattcctggattttttttcacattctgtctctcacagttgtagtgtacctatgatgaaaattacagacctctgtcattttaagtgggagaacttgcacaatgactaaatacttttttgccccactgtatatacatgtatatatatatatatacataatcatataatgtgtatatatatacatatatacatatatatatatatatatatatatatatatatatatatatatatatatatatatatatatacataatcatataatatgtatatatatatatatatatatatatatatatatatatatatatgtatatatatatgtatatatatatatatatatgtaggtgtgggaaaaaatcacaagactacttcatctctacagatctgtttcatgaggggttccctcaatcatcagaaatctcctgatgattgagggaacccctcatgaaacagatctgtagagatgaagtagtcttgtgattttttcccacacctacatattgcgctctaccacggtatcgagcactattctctggataatccaatcaagacatatatatatatatatatatatatatatatatatatatatatatatatatatatatatatatatatatatgccaacaTTAATAtattgtgtgaatatatatatatatagacatatatatatatattcacacaataTATTAATGTTGGCATTTACCCCACATTGGATAAATGTGGGGTAAAAGGAGGCAGCAAACAAGTGGAACAAAGGTAAATAACATCGAATTTGGGTATTTGGGTATTAGTTTCAACCCGAGTGCACAGAATGCTATTGCTATAGCTGATGTGTTCATGTTGTCGGCGTGAGATAAactctgacatttattatttatatattgttatttacagctgaaatggaccaaaagGAATCGCCTGACCGTCATGAATGTATCATTTGCTGAAAGGACACTTTCTGACCGTTGGACATTGTGTACAAAAGTCTGACTTTTTATGAACAGTTCGGCACACTATTATATGCatcatattgttttgtatatgattgcattgtatttcatttacttaCATGTTAGTAAAAGAACTGTGACCTagtattgtctgtttatttacatggtataAGTGTACAAATAAACTAAACCACCCCTACATACATCGTCcgcctgatttgtataaactaccctaaactgtgaaatgtggtggaaatacaaaccACACATTTCTAGAGGAACCTCTAGTTCAAggaactagagcaggggtcggcaaccattttggctgagagagccatgcaagccaaatatttcaaaatgtatttccatgacggtcatatcatattttttaacactgaatacaattatatgcgtgcatttttaagtaagaccaacatttttagagtataataagtctcttattctttttaataacattgttattccaaagctaaccaataataaatataatagttcttaccattaatgcgacttcttgaacaggtgcgatagaaaatggatggttggattaaaatgtatgagaatgatTTATAATTTGAGCGTTATATTTAAGACTGTGATTACgagaggaattattcattacttattgtgttaagcaatgtcagctaagatttatctgagagccagatgcagtcatcaaaacagtcacatctggctctagagtcatAGGTTACCTACCCCTGAACTAGAGGTTCCAGGAACCTAAAGTTCCTTAATTTTTTGTGGAAAATTGCCTAATGACTTCCATTATAACAGGATTTAATCGTAGTATAATACTATGCTTTTCCATGAAAACCAAACTAATCTAATTTTTGCCGATTGAAAAACAAGCAAATATTGTTTTGGAGTAATTGCGCACCTTAACAACCAGATGGCGCCAAAAAACATGAGCATAATTCTCAGAGGTTTGATTAGCATacgttaagttaagttaagttaaagtaccaatgattgtcacacacacactaggtgtggtgaaattgtcctctgaatttgacccatccccttgatcaccctctgggaagtgaggggagcagtgggcagcagtggtagcctcgcccgggaatcatttctggtgatttaacctccaattccaacggGTTAAACTGCCATCAAACCGCTGAAATGCAATGAAAATATTAGGTAGTTATATACAACACGGCAGATAAAGTATATATAAACTCAATAAACTAATCAGAGTCCTGCCTGCATTCTCTCTCATTCCAGCTCAGGAGGCACTGTAAAaataatatgtttttgtttaattttcatGAATAAGCAAATGCTGTGATTATAAAACCTTAAATGTTGCACactgcagccttttttttttttttttaagaaaatattgCACGTGTAGCATTTCTCCAttgtaaaaatagttttttt is part of the Nerophis ophidion isolate RoL-2023_Sa linkage group LG08, RoL_Noph_v1.0, whole genome shotgun sequence genome and encodes:
- the LOC133557928 gene encoding arf-GAP with dual PH domain-containing protein 1-like isoform X3, whose protein sequence is MAAMGNNVAKAKYEQKVPAFYYRPKHTDCKLLREQWIRAKYERNEFEFIEKQEPYSAGYREGFLWKRGRDNGQFLSRKFILSEREGALKYFNKHDARDPKAVMKIETLNATFQPAKIGNPCGLQITYLKDNSTRNIFVYHSDAKEMVDWFNAIRAARFHYLQVAYPGASDEELVPKLTRNFMREGFMEKTGPKHTEGFKKRWFTMDDRRLMYFKDPLDAYARGEVFIGSKENSYTVLPGLPPTIQGYHWNHGITIVTPDRKFLFACETEAEQRDWIAAFQRVINRPMRPQEYADSPVMRWRLVQDVPCLPPETQLR